Proteins encoded together in one Pseudomonadota bacterium window:
- the murD gene encoding UDP-N-acetylmuramoyl-L-alanine--D-glutamate ligase, whose product MIDLSRHADSSIAVFGLGRSGVSSSLALAAAGAQVHAWDDDPARRRLAADKGVTLNDLYRLEWDIVRALVLSPGVPLTHPAPHPLVARAMAAGVEVIGDMELFARSRPPGRVVGVTGTNGKSTTSALIAHLIRSSGRSVQLGGNIGTPVLDLDPLDDDGIYVLELSSYQLDLIRSLVSDVAVLLNISPDHVERHGDFANYIAAKTRIFSRRASHQTSVIGVDDDICRRIHAELAGRRGRTIIPVSVLRRIADGVYVKKGVIIDETSGKPDEVVDLNKVKVLPGVHNWQNAAAALAAIRALGIPAEEVAKAFKTFPGLAHRQEVVCKVGRVTFINDSKATNAAAAARGLACYDRIYWIAGGRAKEGGIATLSPYFPRMAHAFLIGESAGAFAQTLEGRVPYTVSGDLVTAVKQASDMALADRRAGAIVLLSPACASFDQFSDFEDRGNKFREIVLEEKRKRDQELEKDTSLVPPATRKRGSDMATKRSTAKKSTAKKKAAKRKAPAKRKAATKKKAVKRKAPAKRKAATKRKAPAKRKAATKKKAVKRKAPAKRKAATKKKAAKRKAPAKRKAAKRKAPAKRKAAKRKAPAKRKAAKRKAPAKRKAAKRKAPAKRKAPAKRRAPAKRKTARKR is encoded by the coding sequence ATGATCGATCTTTCACGCCATGCAGATTCATCGATCGCGGTCTTCGGACTGGGCCGCTCCGGCGTGTCAAGTTCACTCGCACTGGCGGCTGCCGGTGCGCAGGTCCACGCCTGGGACGATGATCCCGCACGGCGCCGACTTGCCGCCGACAAGGGCGTCACGCTCAACGACCTCTACCGCCTGGAATGGGACATCGTGCGTGCGCTGGTCTTAAGCCCCGGCGTGCCGCTCACGCATCCGGCGCCACATCCGCTGGTCGCCCGCGCCATGGCGGCCGGTGTCGAGGTGATCGGCGACATGGAGCTGTTCGCCCGTTCGCGTCCGCCCGGACGCGTGGTCGGCGTGACCGGCACCAATGGCAAGTCGACGACATCGGCGCTGATCGCGCATCTGATCCGTTCGTCAGGCCGCTCCGTGCAGCTGGGCGGCAATATCGGCACGCCGGTGCTCGATCTCGATCCGCTGGATGATGACGGCATCTATGTTCTGGAACTGTCGTCCTATCAGCTCGATCTCATTCGCTCGCTGGTCAGCGATGTCGCGGTTCTCCTCAACATCTCGCCCGACCATGTCGAGCGCCACGGTGACTTCGCCAACTATATCGCGGCGAAGACACGCATCTTCTCGCGCCGGGCGTCTCATCAGACGTCGGTCATTGGCGTCGACGACGATATCTGTCGGCGCATTCACGCCGAGCTCGCCGGTCGGCGCGGCCGCACCATCATTCCGGTCTCCGTGCTGCGACGTATCGCCGACGGCGTCTACGTGAAGAAGGGCGTGATCATCGATGAGACGTCGGGCAAGCCCGACGAGGTCGTCGATCTGAACAAGGTCAAGGTGCTGCCCGGCGTGCACAACTGGCAGAACGCCGCCGCGGCCCTTGCCGCCATTCGCGCGCTCGGCATTCCCGCCGAAGAGGTCGCCAAGGCGTTCAAGACATTCCCCGGCCTGGCGCACCGCCAGGAAGTCGTGTGCAAGGTCGGCCGGGTGACCTTTATCAACGATAGTAAGGCGACCAACGCGGCTGCCGCCGCGCGTGGCCTTGCCTGTTACGACCGTATCTACTGGATTGCCGGTGGACGCGCCAAGGAGGGCGGCATCGCGACGCTCTCTCCCTACTTCCCGCGGATGGCGCATGCCTTCCTGATCGGAGAGTCGGCCGGTGCGTTCGCCCAGACATTAGAAGGACGCGTGCCGTACACCGTAAGCGGCGATCTTGTGACAGCCGTCAAGCAGGCGAGCGACATGGCGCTCGCCGACCGACGCGCCGGCGCGATCGTATTGCTGTCACCGGCATGCGCGTCTTTCGATCAGTTCTCCGATTTTGAAGATCGGGGGAACAAGTTCCGTGAAATCGTGCTCGAAGAGAAGAGAAAGCGCGATCAGGAACTTGAGAAGGACACATCTCTTGTCCCACCCGCAACACGCAAAAGGGGGTCTGACATGGCCACGAAACGTTCTACGGCCAAGAAGTCAACTGCCAAAAAGAAAGCTGCCAAACGCAAGGCTCCGGCCAAGCGCAAGGCCGCGACCAAGAAGAAAGCCGTTAAGCGCAAAGCGCCGGCGAAACGTAAGGCTGCGACCAAGCGCAAAGCTCCGGCTAAGCGCAAAGCCGCAACCAAGAAGAAAGCCGTCAAGCGCAAAGCTCCGGCCAAGCGTAAGGCAGCGACCAAGAAAAAAGCCGCCAAGCGTAAGGCTCCGGCCAAGCGTAAAGCCGCCAAGCGTAAGGCTCCGGCTAAGCGTAAAGCCGCCAAGCGTAAGGCTCCGGCTAAGCGTAAAGCCGCCAAGCGCAAGGCTCCGGCTAAGCGTAAAGCCGCCAAGCGCAAGGCTCCGGCCAAGCGTAAGGCTCCGGCCAAGCGCAGGGCGCCTGCCAAGAGGAAGACCGCTAGGAAGAGATGA
- the murF gene encoding UDP-N-acetylmuramoyl-tripeptide--D-alanyl-D-alanine ligase yields MTGPVLWNDRDAAAATGGESLQSWSAFGVAFDSRQIAPGDLFVALNGETSDGHKYVGQALDGGAAAAMVARTFDHGHPAPLLLVPDTMAGLNDLARAARARCAGRICAITGSVGKTGTKEMLHHVLARQGAAHVSEKSFNNHVGTPLSLARMPAATRFGVFEIGMNAPGEIAPLSGLVQPNIAVITTIEMVHGATFDGIDGIAAEKADIFNGLTEDGVAVINGDSAFADYLTQCAIDAGAARIVRFGETDGCDVRLLDWRLGDRGTVVKADVFGRSIEYQLGFWGRHQALNSLAVLAVVVLMDADVDQAAAALSSVAPPPGRGQRHRATIDGGDVLVIDESYNCSPAALHAALGVLRATPVGDGGRRVAVIGDMLELGDQSAALHVALAEQILESADLVVLIGDEVAHTKQALPAERCVAHVQAASDALAPVVDVLRAGDVVMVKGSRRVGLETVVEALLRQGAAQPMVGNG; encoded by the coding sequence ATGACGGGGCCCGTGCTTTGGAACGACCGCGATGCGGCGGCGGCGACCGGCGGCGAGAGCCTGCAGTCGTGGTCGGCTTTCGGTGTCGCATTCGACAGCCGCCAGATCGCGCCGGGTGATCTGTTCGTCGCGCTTAATGGTGAAACGTCGGACGGTCACAAGTATGTCGGTCAGGCTCTCGACGGCGGCGCGGCGGCGGCTATGGTGGCGCGTACGTTCGATCATGGTCATCCGGCGCCGCTGCTGCTGGTGCCCGACACGATGGCCGGTCTGAACGATCTCGCGCGCGCTGCCCGCGCGCGCTGCGCTGGACGCATTTGCGCGATCACCGGCAGCGTCGGCAAGACCGGCACCAAGGAAATGCTGCACCATGTGTTGGCGCGCCAGGGTGCAGCCCATGTCAGCGAGAAGAGCTTCAACAATCACGTGGGAACCCCGCTCAGCCTGGCACGTATGCCGGCGGCGACGCGATTCGGCGTTTTCGAGATCGGCATGAATGCGCCGGGCGAAATCGCGCCCTTGTCCGGTTTGGTGCAACCGAACATCGCCGTCATCACCACGATCGAGATGGTGCACGGCGCGACCTTCGACGGGATCGACGGCATCGCTGCTGAGAAGGCCGATATCTTCAACGGCCTCACGGAAGATGGCGTTGCAGTCATTAACGGTGATAGTGCGTTTGCGGACTACCTGACCCAATGTGCGATTGACGCCGGTGCCGCGCGCATCGTGCGGTTCGGCGAAACAGACGGCTGCGATGTCAGGTTGCTTGACTGGCGGTTGGGTGACAGGGGCACCGTCGTCAAAGCCGATGTCTTCGGGCGGTCGATCGAATACCAACTCGGGTTCTGGGGCCGCCACCAAGCGCTCAACAGTCTGGCTGTGCTGGCCGTTGTTGTGCTGATGGATGCCGATGTCGACCAAGCCGCCGCCGCCTTGAGTTCGGTGGCGCCGCCGCCCGGGCGTGGCCAGCGCCATCGCGCAACGATCGACGGCGGTGACGTCCTCGTCATCGACGAGTCCTATAACTGCAGCCCAGCTGCCCTGCACGCCGCGCTCGGTGTGTTGCGTGCGACCCCGGTCGGCGACGGTGGCCGGCGCGTCGCGGTGATTGGCGACATGCTGGAGCTGGGTGACCAGAGCGCGGCGCTTCACGTCGCGCTGGCCGAGCAAATTCTGGAAAGCGCCGACCTCGTTGTGCTGATCGGGGACGAGGTCGCTCATACGAAACAAGCCCTGCCTGCCGAACGTTGTGTGGCGCACGTCCAGGCCGCGAGCGATGCGCTCGCGCCGGTCGTCGACGTCTTGCGGGCGGGCGATGTGGTGATGGTCAAGGGGTCGAGGCGCGTGGGTCTGGAGACCGTTGTCGAGGCGCTGTTGCGGCAGGGCGCCGCGCAGCCCATGGTCGGCAACGGGTAG
- the mraY gene encoding phospho-N-acetylmuramoyl-pentapeptide-transferase, translating to MLFNLLSPLSDDIGALRLFSFITFRTGGAILTALLISLIFGPLVIRWLKSVQGKGQPIRSDGPESHIITKAGTPTMGGVLILLSLGVATLLWADLSNGFVWIVLLLTLGFGAIGFADDYLKVTHQTSKGLSGYVKLAMEIVLALVAAFAIAALTESHMSSHLAMPFLKDVLINFGWMFVVVVVFVIVGASNAVNLTDGLDGLAIGPIIIAAMTFGIICYLAGNTVYASYLQLPLVVGAGELAVLCGAMVGAGLGFLWFNAPPAMVFMGDTGSLASGAALGSISVVTKHELVLAIVGGLFVLETVSVIVQVASFKATGRRVFRMAPIHHHFEKMGWAEPTIVIRFWIIAIILALVGLATLKLR from the coding sequence ATGCTGTTCAATCTCCTTTCGCCTCTGTCCGATGATATCGGTGCGCTCCGGTTGTTCTCGTTCATCACGTTTAGGACCGGCGGCGCGATTTTGACGGCGCTTCTGATCAGCCTGATCTTTGGGCCGCTGGTGATCCGCTGGCTGAAGTCGGTGCAAGGCAAGGGCCAGCCCATCCGCAGTGACGGACCGGAGAGTCACATCATCACAAAGGCCGGCACACCGACCATGGGTGGCGTCTTGATCTTGCTGTCGCTGGGTGTCGCCACGTTGCTGTGGGCCGACCTGTCGAACGGCTTCGTCTGGATCGTCCTGCTGCTGACCCTGGGCTTCGGCGCCATCGGTTTTGCCGACGACTACCTGAAGGTCACCCACCAAACCAGCAAGGGTCTGTCGGGCTACGTCAAACTGGCGATGGAAATCGTGCTGGCCTTGGTCGCGGCGTTCGCCATCGCCGCGTTGACCGAGAGCCACATGTCGTCCCATCTGGCCATGCCGTTCCTGAAAGATGTCCTGATCAACTTCGGCTGGATGTTTGTCGTCGTCGTTGTGTTCGTGATCGTCGGCGCGTCGAACGCGGTGAACCTGACCGACGGGCTGGATGGCCTGGCGATCGGCCCGATCATCATCGCGGCCATGACGTTCGGCATCATCTGCTATCTCGCCGGCAACACGGTCTATGCGTCATACCTGCAGCTGCCGCTGGTCGTTGGCGCCGGCGAGCTGGCTGTCTTGTGCGGCGCGATGGTCGGCGCCGGGCTCGGCTTCCTGTGGTTCAACGCGCCACCGGCCATGGTGTTCATGGGCGATACCGGCAGCCTGGCCAGCGGCGCCGCGCTGGGCAGCATTTCGGTCGTGACCAAGCATGAGCTGGTGCTGGCGATCGTCGGCGGTCTCTTTGTGTTGGAGACGGTTTCGGTGATTGTCCAGGTCGCTTCGTTCAAGGCGACCGGGCGCCGCGTATTCCGTATGGCCCCGATCCATCATCACTTCGAAAAAATGGGCTGGGCTGAACCGACAATCGTGATCCGCTTCTGGATCATCGCCATCATCCTGGCGCTTGTCGGTCTTGCCACGCTGAAGTTGAGGTGA
- the murG gene encoding undecaprenyldiphospho-muramoylpentapeptide beta-N-acetylglucosaminyltransferase, whose amino-acid sequence MTGPVMLAAGGTGGHLFPARALAGALIDRGRDVVFVTDRRGVDLGTGLQGVPVYTVRSAAMAGRKLTGRVTGVVDLLRGTWEARRLTKTLGASCVVGFGGYPSVPPVLAATRVPLPTVIHEQNSVLGRANRLLAPRVDVIATSFADTARLDEAGRARVVLTGNPVRPEIAALANQSYMPPNGDGRLRVLIVGGSQGASILSRVLPEALATMPSGARRLLVITQQCRPEDLDGVRQAYESLGVQATLQSFFDDMAGRLGEAQLVIGRAGASTVAEIAAAGKPAILVPYRHAADDHQTVNAMAVEADGAGWLMPEQAFTAEALAARLEALIATPQTLRTAAENARQRARVDAASALADEVERLVPGNGDGHDALIRPEAA is encoded by the coding sequence ATGACCGGCCCCGTGATGCTGGCGGCCGGCGGAACCGGCGGCCATTTGTTCCCGGCCCGCGCGCTTGCCGGCGCATTGATCGATCGCGGCCGCGACGTCGTCTTCGTGACCGACCGCCGCGGCGTCGACCTCGGTACCGGCTTGCAGGGCGTGCCGGTCTATACCGTTCGCTCGGCCGCCATGGCCGGACGCAAATTGACCGGCCGTGTTACCGGCGTGGTCGACCTGTTGCGCGGCACATGGGAAGCGCGGCGCCTGACCAAGACCTTGGGCGCGTCCTGTGTCGTTGGTTTCGGCGGCTATCCGTCCGTGCCGCCGGTGTTGGCCGCGACGCGTGTGCCGCTGCCCACAGTCATTCACGAACAGAATTCGGTGCTGGGTCGGGCCAATCGCCTCCTGGCGCCGCGCGTCGACGTGATCGCGACATCGTTTGCCGATACGGCGCGGCTTGACGAGGCGGGCCGCGCGCGTGTGGTGCTGACCGGCAATCCGGTGCGTCCGGAGATCGCGGCACTGGCCAACCAGTCGTACATGCCGCCGAACGGCGACGGCCGGCTGCGTGTCCTTATCGTCGGCGGCAGCCAGGGTGCCAGCATCCTGAGCCGCGTGCTGCCCGAGGCGCTCGCCACCATGCCGTCCGGCGCGCGTCGCCTGCTGGTGATTACGCAACAATGCCGTCCTGAGGATCTGGACGGTGTGCGTCAAGCCTACGAGTCGCTGGGCGTGCAGGCGACCTTGCAGAGTTTCTTCGACGACATGGCGGGGCGTCTGGGCGAGGCGCAATTGGTGATCGGCCGTGCCGGCGCGTCGACAGTCGCGGAGATCGCCGCGGCTGGCAAACCCGCGATCCTGGTGCCTTATCGCCATGCCGCCGACGACCACCAGACCGTCAACGCGATGGCGGTGGAGGCGGATGGCGCCGGGTGGTTGATGCCTGAGCAGGCGTTCACCGCTGAGGCGCTGGCCGCGCGCCTGGAAGCGTTGATCGCGACACCGCAGACACTTCGAACGGCTGCCGAGAACGCGCGCCAGCGCGCCCGTGTGGATGCCGCGTCGGCATTGGCCGATGAGGTCGAGCGCCTGGTGCCCGGCAACGGTGACGGCCACGACGCCCTGATTCGTCCGGAGGCGGCATGA
- the murB gene encoding UDP-N-acetylmuramate dehydrogenase has protein sequence MMAASKHSALADRLPDVRGRYSFGVALSKTTWFRAGGPAEVVFKPADEEDLATFLQNRPADTPVTVIGVGSNLLIRDGGIPGVVIRMGRDLARVTVDGETVVAGAGALDLNVAKTASQAGLAGLEFLVGVPGTIGGALRMNAGAYERELSDALIHARAIDPRGEVQVLTPEHLGHSYRFCSLPEGWVFTQAVLKGEPGDAPAIEQRMAEIQTQRSSTQPVRSRTGGSTFKNTPDAKAWELIDRAGCRGLTRGAAMVSEQHCNFLINTGGATAADLEGLGEEVRRRVFEKTGVRLEWEIRRIGRHATGPEEVA, from the coding sequence ATGATGGCTGCGTCCAAGCATAGCGCCCTGGCCGATCGTCTGCCCGACGTGCGTGGCCGCTACAGCTTCGGTGTCGCGCTGTCGAAGACCACGTGGTTCCGCGCTGGCGGTCCCGCGGAAGTCGTCTTCAAGCCGGCCGACGAAGAGGATCTCGCGACCTTCCTGCAGAACCGGCCAGCGGATACGCCCGTGACGGTCATCGGCGTCGGCTCCAACCTGCTCATCCGCGATGGCGGTATCCCCGGTGTCGTCATTCGCATGGGCCGCGATCTCGCACGGGTGACGGTCGACGGCGAGACGGTCGTGGCTGGCGCCGGGGCGCTGGACCTCAATGTCGCGAAGACGGCGAGTCAGGCCGGTCTGGCCGGCCTTGAATTCCTGGTTGGCGTCCCCGGTACGATCGGTGGCGCGCTGCGCATGAACGCCGGTGCCTATGAACGTGAGCTCAGTGACGCGTTGATCCACGCGCGGGCGATCGATCCGCGTGGCGAGGTTCAGGTGCTGACGCCGGAGCATCTTGGCCACAGCTATCGTTTCTGCAGTCTGCCGGAGGGCTGGGTCTTCACCCAGGCTGTTTTGAAAGGTGAGCCGGGTGACGCACCGGCCATCGAACAGCGCATGGCCGAGATCCAGACACAACGCAGTAGCACACAGCCGGTGCGCTCGCGCACGGGCGGCAGCACGTTCAAGAACACGCCCGATGCCAAGGCCTGGGAGCTGATCGACCGCGCCGGTTGCCGCGGTCTGACGCGTGGCGCGGCCATGGTGTCGGAGCAGCACTGCAACTTCCTGATCAACACCGGCGGTGCCACGGCGGCGGATCTGGAAGGGCTCGGCGAAGAAGTGCGCCGCCGGGTGTTTGAGAAAACGGGTGTCCGGTTGGAATGGGAAATCCGCCGCATCGGGCGGCACGCAACGGGGCCGGAGGAAGTCGCATGA
- the murC gene encoding UDP-N-acetylmuramate--L-alanine ligase, with amino-acid sequence MRALPREIGPIHFIGMGGIGMSGIAEVLHNLGYVVQGSDLTESANVRRLRAMGITVHIGHREENLGDAAIVVTSSAVKPDNPEVLAAREHWIPVVRRAEMLGELMRLRWSVAVGGTHGKTTTTSMIGWVMECGGFDPTVINGGIINAYGTNARLGTGEWMVVEADESDGSFVKLPATVAVVTNMDPEHLENYDSFDEVRDAYDAFVGNVPFYGFAVLCLDHPEVQALIGRIADRRVVTYGMTPQADVYGTNLRPTGNAYEFDVVIRDRISDTTRQVDDVYLPMVGRHNVSNALAAIAVAQEMRIPDAAIVDALKRFEGVKRRFTKTGEVGGITVIDDYGHHPVEISAVLSAARDAYDGRIIAIVQPHRYTRLRDLFDDFCTCFNDADAVIVADVYPAGEAPIPDYDRDALAQGLSTHGHREVEVLDDPAGLAAMVVGKAQSGDVVICLGAGSITAWANDLPQQLEELVGDKTACAGGRT; translated from the coding sequence ATGAGAGCGCTACCTCGTGAAATCGGGCCGATCCACTTCATCGGCATGGGCGGCATCGGCATGAGCGGCATCGCCGAGGTGCTGCACAACCTGGGTTACGTCGTTCAGGGCAGTGACCTCACCGAAAGCGCCAATGTGCGCCGGCTGCGCGCCATGGGCATCACGGTCCACATTGGACATCGCGAGGAGAACCTGGGCGACGCGGCGATCGTGGTGACGTCCTCGGCGGTCAAGCCCGACAATCCCGAGGTTCTGGCCGCGCGCGAGCACTGGATTCCCGTCGTACGCCGTGCCGAGATGCTCGGCGAGCTGATGCGCCTGCGCTGGTCGGTTGCGGTCGGCGGTACCCACGGCAAGACGACGACAACGTCGATGATCGGCTGGGTCATGGAATGCGGCGGGTTCGATCCGACCGTGATCAATGGTGGCATCATCAACGCTTACGGCACCAATGCGCGCCTTGGCACCGGCGAATGGATGGTGGTCGAGGCCGACGAGTCTGACGGCAGCTTCGTCAAGCTGCCGGCGACCGTCGCCGTGGTCACCAACATGGATCCAGAGCATCTGGAGAACTACGACTCTTTCGACGAGGTGCGTGACGCCTACGATGCCTTTGTGGGGAACGTGCCGTTCTATGGTTTCGCGGTGCTGTGTCTCGATCATCCGGAAGTCCAGGCGCTTATCGGCCGCATTGCCGATCGCCGGGTCGTGACCTACGGCATGACGCCGCAAGCTGATGTCTACGGCACAAACCTGCGTCCGACCGGCAATGCTTATGAGTTCGACGTGGTCATCCGCGACCGCATCTCCGACACGACGCGCCAGGTCGATGACGTCTACCTGCCCATGGTCGGGCGCCACAACGTGTCGAACGCGCTTGCCGCGATCGCCGTTGCGCAGGAAATGCGCATTCCCGACGCCGCGATCGTTGACGCGCTCAAGCGGTTCGAGGGCGTGAAGCGCCGCTTCACCAAGACCGGTGAGGTCGGCGGTATCACGGTGATTGACGATTACGGCCACCACCCCGTCGAGATCTCGGCCGTGCTGTCGGCCGCGCGCGATGCCTATGACGGACGCATCATCGCGATCGTCCAGCCCCATCGCTATACGCGGCTGCGTGATCTCTTTGATGATTTCTGCACCTGCTTCAACGACGCGGACGCCGTGATCGTCGCCGATGTCTACCCGGCCGGCGAGGCGCCAATCCCCGATTACGATCGTGATGCGCTGGCCCAGGGGCTCAGCACCCACGGCCATCGCGAAGTCGAGGTCCTGGACGATCCCGCCGGCTTGGCCGCCATGGTCGTGGGCAAGGCGCAGTCGGGCGATGTCGTCATTTGCTTGGGTGCCGGGTCGATCACGGCATGGGCGAACGACTTGCCGCAACAACTGGAAGAGCTGGTTGGCGACAAGACGGCATGCGCGGGAGGTCGGACATGA
- the ftsW gene encoding putative lipid II flippase FtsW, whose translation MTTFARTDRSLLGRWWWTVDRWTLAALVILMLCGVILIMAASPPVADRIGADSFYFVRRQFIFLPIALAVLMAVSLLSPRGVRRLAVIVFGISVVLLALTLFIGADIKGSRRWISLPGFSLQASEFVKPAFAVVVAWMFAEQRTRPGFPGDLVALCLFIMVVSLIVLQPDFGMAATVTAIWGGQFFLAGMPLILVAGVAGVVVVGVVAGYSFLPHVADRIDRFLDPASGDSFQVNTALRAFESGGVFGRGPGEGVVKDVLPDAHSDFIFAVAGEEFGLFVCLLIVALFAFVALRGLIRLMAEKDLFVLLAVAGLLIQFGAQAVVNMGVTLRLVPSTGMTLPFMSYGGSSLVAIAIAMGMVLALTRRRPEHGRPS comes from the coding sequence ATGACAACTTTCGCCCGCACGGACCGCAGCTTACTAGGAAGATGGTGGTGGACCGTCGACCGGTGGACGCTGGCCGCGCTCGTGATCCTGATGCTCTGCGGAGTCATCTTGATCATGGCGGCCAGTCCGCCGGTCGCGGACCGCATAGGTGCGGACTCGTTCTATTTCGTGCGGCGACAGTTCATCTTTTTACCGATCGCACTGGCCGTGTTGATGGCCGTTTCCCTGCTATCGCCGCGGGGCGTGCGTCGGCTTGCCGTTATTGTGTTCGGAATCTCGGTCGTGCTCTTGGCGCTGACCCTGTTCATCGGGGCCGACATCAAGGGTTCACGTCGTTGGATTTCTTTGCCGGGATTCTCATTGCAGGCGTCGGAGTTTGTAAAGCCGGCTTTCGCCGTCGTTGTCGCCTGGATGTTTGCCGAACAGCGTACCCGCCCGGGGTTTCCGGGCGATCTTGTTGCTCTTTGCCTGTTCATCATGGTTGTCAGCCTTATCGTGCTGCAACCCGACTTTGGTATGGCCGCCACGGTTACGGCGATCTGGGGCGGCCAATTTTTCCTCGCCGGCATGCCGCTCATCTTGGTTGCCGGCGTGGCGGGGGTTGTCGTGGTCGGCGTGGTCGCCGGCTACAGCTTTCTGCCGCATGTCGCGGACCGGATCGATCGTTTTCTCGATCCGGCTTCCGGTGACAGTTTTCAGGTGAACACGGCATTGAGAGCGTTTGAATCCGGAGGAGTCTTTGGACGGGGGCCGGGCGAAGGCGTCGTTAAGGACGTCCTGCCCGATGCCCATTCGGACTTTATCTTCGCCGTCGCCGGCGAGGAGTTTGGTCTTTTCGTCTGTTTGCTGATCGTGGCGTTGTTCGCCTTCGTCGCCTTGCGCGGCTTGATCCGCTTGATGGCGGAGAAGGATCTGTTTGTCCTGTTGGCTGTGGCTGGGCTGCTGATTCAGTTCGGGGCTCAGGCGGTGGTCAACATGGGCGTCACGTTGCGTTTGGTGCCGTCGACCGGCATGACGTTGCCGTTCATGTCCTATGGCGGTTCATCGCTGGTGGCGATTGCGATCGCGATGGGCATGGTGTTGGCGCTGACGCGACGCCGGCCCGAGCACGGGAGGCCATCATGA
- a CDS encoding D-alanine--D-alanine ligase has translation MSRHVAVLMGGWNSEREVSLVSGRECADALEASGYRVTRIDVDHDIAQVLMEMDPKPDVIFNALHGRFGEDGCIQGLFEILQLPYTHSGPLASALAMNKQAAKRVFHTAGIPCAESEIVTREAIGQSAPIERPFVVKPNREGSSVGVRIVEKNDNDDRLQPEDFHYGDEAIVERFVPGRELTVAVMGDRALGVTEITTPQGFYDYDNKYTEGGSVHTIPAPIHSDVYSAASEMAVSAHQALGCRGVTRSDFRYDDTGGEPGELVMLEVNTQPGMTPLSLVPEQAAYVGIDFGQLVSWMVEEAQCGQ, from the coding sequence ATGAGCCGGCATGTCGCAGTTTTGATGGGTGGATGGAATTCCGAGCGCGAGGTCTCCCTGGTCAGTGGGCGCGAATGCGCTGATGCGCTGGAAGCCAGCGGCTATCGCGTCACGCGGATCGATGTTGATCACGATATCGCCCAGGTCCTGATGGAGATGGACCCCAAACCCGATGTCATTTTCAACGCGCTGCACGGCCGCTTTGGCGAGGACGGTTGCATTCAGGGTCTGTTTGAAATCCTGCAACTGCCTTACACCCATTCCGGACCGCTGGCCTCGGCGCTTGCCATGAACAAGCAGGCGGCCAAGCGCGTGTTCCACACCGCCGGCATTCCGTGTGCGGAAAGCGAAATCGTGACCCGCGAGGCAATCGGCCAATCGGCGCCGATCGAGCGACCGTTCGTCGTCAAGCCGAACCGCGAAGGTTCCAGCGTCGGCGTGCGCATCGTCGAGAAGAACGACAACGACGACCGTCTTCAGCCCGAAGACTTCCATTACGGCGACGAGGCTATCGTCGAGCGTTTCGTGCCCGGCCGTGAACTGACCGTCGCCGTCATGGGCGACCGCGCGCTAGGCGTCACTGAGATCACGACGCCCCAAGGGTTCTACGACTACGATAACAAGTACACGGAAGGCGGTTCCGTCCACACGATTCCCGCGCCGATCCATAGCGACGTCTATAGCGCGGCATCTGAGATGGCCGTCAGCGCACATCAGGCGCTTGGTTGCCGCGGCGTGACGCGGTCGGACTTCCGCTATGACGACACCGGCGGGGAGCCCGGCGAGCTCGTCATGCTCGAGGTCAACACGCAGCCCGGCATGACCCCGCTTTCGCTGGTGCCCGAGCAGGCCGCCTATGTCGGTATCGATTTTGGTCAGCTCGTCTCCTGGATGGTCGAGGAGGCGCAATGCGGGCAGTGA